In Lolium rigidum isolate FL_2022 chromosome 3, APGP_CSIRO_Lrig_0.1, whole genome shotgun sequence, the genomic window gccgcctcattaaaaaccttccagtccccgtaggtaccctggtaaggaaaagagtgcgtctggaactTGCCGCCAAAATCACAGAACGGTTACATCATTCACCAGCTTGCTAAGGATGAAcctagggggttcatcgacccaagtACAAGTACTACTAGAACTAACAGAAACCTTAGCAAGCTCGTGCGCTACATGATTAGCTTCCCTATTACAAAACTCAACCGAAACCGCCCCAAAACCACTCCACATGATCatacaatcatcataaatggcGGCCGATGATGTAGCTGAGAAACCCCCCTGCTTCATTGTATCAACCACTTGGGCACAATCAGTTTGGATAATGAAATTATTTGCTCCTATCCGTTGCGCCAGACTAAGTCCCTCCCGAAAAGCATAGGCTTCCGCCATGTGTGCCTCAACAATATGCGGTAAGAACACCTGCGCTGCAGCCACAAACTGGCCCATATAATCTCTAATGATAATCCCGGCTGCCCCTCTACCACTTTCATTATCAAAAGCTCCATCAATATTGATCATAAGCTTCCCTTCCAAAGGCTTCTTCCAACCATCCTTCTTCACTGGCTGTGCTTTCCTATTGGTTTTCATATAATTTGTAGTAATAGCAATTATAGATAATCCTGATCTGTGAGGGACTTGTACACTTTCACCATGGGTAATTTGCCTTCTCTCCCACCAAATATACCAGCCAGCTGTCAATACCAGTTCAGCAAAACCAATCGTATTCAGGTCCTGTATCCGACCTCCTCGCAAAATAATGTCCTGAACCACAACCGAGCCAGACCGGTCAGCCTTAATAAAATCAGTTAATTGATCTTTTATACCAAGAAATCTCCAAATTTCGTCCGCCCTAGTGCAGGTAAACAGCATATGCTTTATGTCTTCACATTGAACGCTGCAAATAGGACATCCCCCTTGATTCCCAATATGTTTATTGGCTAGCACACCTCGACAAGGAATAATACCATGTAATACTCTCCATCCAAAGATTTTAATTTTACTAGGGACTTCAAGATTCCAAAGTTTTTTCCAAACAGGGTTGCTCGCACTTTGAGCAATATTTTGATTCCTCTCTTTTCTACCAAAGCGATAATCCCATTGACGGTAATAAGCTGACCTCACTGTGAAGAGCCCGGTTTTGTTATAATGCCATGCTACTAGATCTTCCCGCTCAGGAGTCAGCGGAATTTGTTGGATCCTATGAGCATCAATCGGCCAAAAAATAGAATCAATTAACTCCGAGTCCCACTGCCCATCTATAGGGTTTATCAGATCATTAACATGTTGTACCATGCTGTGTCCTTTTGGTGTCATAACCTTCAGATTATGGCTTGAAGGTATCCAAGAGTCTTCCCAAATATTAATTTGGGTGCCATCTCCAACTCTCCAAATATAACCTTTCTTAAAACACTCCAACCCTGCCATAATGCTTTGCCAAGTATAGGAGCTCCCACTTTTTAATTTTGCATGCAATAGACGGCCATCAGGGTAGTACTTAGCTCTCAAGACCCTTGCACACAGTGACTCTGGTTCACTAAGCAACCTCCAAACCTGTTTAGCCAACATTGATAAATTAAAACAATGTAAGTCTCGAAAACCCATACCTCCACTATCTTTTGGTATACAAAGTTTCCACCACGCTTTCCAATGCATATGTTTTTGCTCTTCCTCATCACCCCACCAGAATTGAGAGATGGCATCAGATATTCCTTTACATATATTCTTCGGAACTTTGAAGACCATCATAGCAAACACTGGTATAGCTTGAGCAATAGCTTTTATTAGGATTTCCTTCCCCCCCAAACTCATCATTTTCTCCTTCCAACCACTGATTCTTGCAATAACCCGATCAACCAAGTGTCGAAAACATTCACTTTTATCCATACCTATCATAGCCGGCAGTCCTAGATATTTGTCATTCAAAGATTCAGTCATAATATTTAAAATCTGACATACCTCAGCTCGCTCTTCAACCCCTGTATTCTTACTGAAAAAAATACTTGATttgtcttcacttatcttctggcCCGAGCTAAGACAGTAGCTGTCCAAAATCTCCTTCAATTTCAACGCATTACTCCTGTCCGCCCGCATCAAAATTAAAGAATCGTCCGCAAACAATAAATGAGAAACCATTGGTGCATCTCTACAAACTCGAACGCCTTCTAGTTCTCCTCTTGATTCAGCTCCTTTTAACATGCACGACAACCCCTCCGCTACCAGCAAAAACAGATAAGGGGACAGGGGGTCCCCTTGCCGTATACCCCTGGTCGGCACAAACACATCCGTCTCCATTGAATTAAATCTAACATTGTAGTTTACTGAAGTCACACACGCCATAATCATATCCACCCATCTTCTTGTGAAGCCCATTTTAATCATGATCTTCTCCAAATATCTCCATTCTACCCGATcatatgctttgtgcatatcTAATTTAACAGCACACATGCCTTTCTTCCCTTTCTTCCTTTTCATTGCATGTATACTTTCATAAGCTAGCAGGATGTTGTCTGTAATCAGACGTCCTGGCACAAATGCACTTTGGTGATCACTAATAATCTCTGGGAGGTAGACCTTTAGCCTGTTTGCTAGCATTTTTGAGATCACTTTATAAACAACATTGCAAAGACTAATTGGTCTAAACTGTGCCACCTTTTCTGGATTGTCAACTTTTGGGATCATGACAATAGTAGTGCTATTCCATCCCTCTGGCACCAAAATATTATTCACTGCATTCAGAACTTCCTTTGTAAGATCATCACCTAACATATCCCAAAATCGCTTATAGAAAATAGCATGTAACCCATCCGGCCCCGGAGCTTTGAGATCACCTATGCTCCAAAGGGCTTTCTTCACCTCTTCTTCCGTAAATGGCTTCATTAGCCCTCTATTCATCTCTTCTGTCACTCTCCTCTGGACGTCAACCAGAGACTCCTCATCTGGATCCCCCACCTCAGATGTAAAAAGACTTGTGAAATACCCATGCACCAAGTCGCACATTGCATCCTTCTCCTCATGTCTAGTCCCATTATCATCCACTAGGCCCTTAATGGTATTCTGCTTTTTCCTCTTAGAAGCAAAATTATGGAAATAATTTGTATTTCTATCACCATGCTTTAACCAATTTGCTCTAGCTCTTTGCACCCAATGCAACTCCTCTTTTTCTAGCATATCTTCTATCTTAAGCTGAATATCTTTTTGAGCAGCCAAGGTTCTATCATTCATTGGCCCCCTTCTTAACTGTTCAAGATCTCGCTTCAGTTCTTTCAGTCTCCTAGCCGGTGATTTTAAGACCGTTTTGTCCCAAACATGCATTTCTAAATGTACATCATCAACTTTCTGCTTTAGAGTTGGTTCATCACCTCTAATCTTTGCCCTCTCCCAGGCTGCCCTAACCATCTCCTCCACCGCATCTTCATGAAGCCACCGAGCCTCGAATCTTTTCGGTTTCTCCGTTATTGCATGTGAAGAAGACAGAAACTCAGTATCGACCAACACAGGTCGATGGTCCGATCTAGTTGTCTCACTATTTATCAAACTAGCATTGGGAAATAGCTCATTCCAATCATTATTGACCACACCTCTATCCAATCTCTCCCTTATACTGCCCCTTCTCCAGGTAAAAAGATCTCCAACATAACCCATGTCTTCTAGATTGCAATCTCTCAAGGTATCATGAAAGAGTTGCATTGCTTGTTGGGTCCTCGGACGACCCCCTTCCTTTTCATAATTAAATAGAATCTCATTAAAATCCCCAAGAGCCAACCATGGCATCTGAAATTGTCCATGGAGATCACGGAGAGCATCCCATGTAATATGTTTTTGGTTCCAACTTGGTTCACCATATACCCCTGTAAACCTCCAGTCTACTTCATCTTCAATGATAACATCAATAAAATTCTTTGTGACACTCTGTACCTTGATTTTTATATCTCTGCACCAAAGCATCAGTAGTCCACCACTCTGGCCATCACTCTCATGAACGCTTACAAAGTCATAGCCCAACTTCCTCATTAAATTTCCCGCCCTAGCTTTATCCAAATGTGTTTCGGACAGGAACAACACATCCGGCTTTATTTGCTTCTGGAGATCCAAAAGCGCTCGAACTGCCCGGCGGTTACGTAGCCCGCGGCAGTTCAAACCACATAGTTTCATTGCGCCCGGCGATCCTCCTCGAAGGAGGTCGCCGATCCTAACAATTCTTCCGTATCCACACCATCCACCACCTTCCTTTGACGTTTTGGTTTCTGAACCTTCTGTGGAGTAGTAGCTGAGCTTCCCCCATTATTCTCTACACCTCCATAATCCAGGAgattcacctgttgagccactctTCCATCCTTTGTTACGCCCTCTAACATAGTATTGTTAGATCCTTTTAAAAGACCTTCACTCCCACTCATCCGTTTCCTATTCAATCTATCCTCATCCATCTCTTCTGGGACAGTAACCATATCAGTTTTTTCAAATGCATTAGCTTCTCCAGGACGACCCCTTCCTCTTCCACGTGCACTAAACCCGCCACGTAgtcctccacctcctctcccAGCACCAGTCTGGTTAGGAGATTCGAAAACCACCCTTAACCAATCGCCCCAATGGCACTGATCATCCTCATGAACTCCATCCCCACATTCCTTCACATCATGGCCTATCAGCCCACAAAACCTACAGAAATCCGGAAGTCTCTCATATTGCACAGGGAATTTTTTCCTCTCCTTCAGATTGATTGGCACAAATCGGACCAAAGGTTTATTGATATCTAGACTAACCCTGGCTCGTAAATACTTCGAAGGATTTATCCTTCCCTCCTGAACAATAACTGAGATAGGTGGCTCACCCACCTTCAAAGCAACTTTCTCCGCTAAATCTTTCTTTCTCATCAAACCTTCTGGGACTCCCTGGATACGAGTCCAAATCTGAATCTTGTCTAGCTTGTATTCATCAACATTCGTGAAGCCATCATACTCCGCCATCACCAATGCCGAACCACGGAACAGCCAAGGTCCCCCCTCCATGACTCTTGACCAATCACCTAGGCAATGAAACTGAGCAAGGAATAGGTTTGCCCCTTTAGTTTTGAAATTAACATCCTTTGCCGGCATCCATGCATTGCGCATCTGTTTAAACATGGCTGCATGACTAAAGGGTTTAGTGGTATGAACCCTAAAGATCAATAGCCAACGAACATCTCCCAGTAATTCCTCCAGATCTTCAGAAAAATCGAGGTCTATCTCTTCTTCCCCAACCAGATCAAGCCCCTCGAACCTATCCTCTAGATCTTTTTCCAAATCCCCCAGACCTGATCCACTTGCAGTATCCGTGCTTCGATCAACCGGCTCGTCTTGTCCACGATCCGCCGAAGCATCATGTTTTCCCCGATCCATCATTGGGGTCGCCatatctcctttctcctctcctgCTACTTCCTCCATGCCACAACCTTTGAAACCCTAACTCAGACCGTGAAAGCTAGGCGTCCCACTCCCTTGGGGATCCTTAACCAAGATCACGACGATCGGATGTAGATTCCCCACGGGGGAAGGTGTTGACTCTCGCGGTCGCCGCAAGAGGAAAGGTGGAACCCTAGGAGACCTAGGggaaaaaaaattctaaaattggGGTTATATGGCTGCGTGTGGGGTCCTCCTATACTACGCTTCACGCCGAACCGTATACAGGCATACATCATACGCGCACCCCCACCGTTTCCACATGGGCTCGGCCCAGTTTAGCGTTCGGGTTCATGTTTGGGATTCAAGCGAGCtggcgtttttttttttgaattatagCAAGGGTGGTGCCACTGGTGTGAAGTGTCTCTGTTTTCTTCAATCTGAACATTTTAAAAATTTAAACATTTCCCAAAAAAtcgaatttttttcaaaatttggaattttcaaaatcttttgaattttaaataaaaaatgttcagatttcaaAAAGTTAtagatttttatttttcaaattttttaaaaaaccAGATTTCACAAGGTTTCAGATTTAAATAAAGTTTTCAAAATtcacatttttaaaattttcatatCTAAAAAAGATTTAGATTTTGAAAatgatcaaattttgaaaaaatagttagatttgaaaatattcacattttaaaaatgttcagattttaaaaaagTTTGAATATGAAAATTTCACACTTTGAAAAAATTGTCAGATATTTAAAAGGAAACAAAAGAAAcacgaaaagaaagaagaaaaacaaaaatcTAGGAAGATGTTGAAAATCCGATAAAATgttaaaaagaagaaaaacatatttttaaaagGAAATGAAAGAAACAGGAAAATGTTCATGTTTCTAAAAAATGTTctgattttaaaatatatttagattttttaaacgttcaaatttaaaaaatcatATTAAAAAATGTTGAGATTTAAAaataaattttcaaatttaaaatgttcagattttacaTGAAAAATTGCCCAGCGTTTAATAATGTTCATTTTTGGAAAAATAAAATGTTTAGACTAAAATACTAAATaggaaaggaaaaggaaaattggaaaaaacaggaaaaaaaagaaaTCGAAAAAAGAGGGAAACCGGCATGTGAACCGGAAAAGCTTGAGAACTAGACCGGAATGTTCTAGAATCACAAAGCCGGAACAAACCATAATTTGCTAGGATCCTAATCGGCCGGCCTGCTTAAAACTATGGATGATGTAGACGTACACATCCCCACGATAACTTTCGCATTAAGCGTCAACTAGGGATTTCGCGTGCTGAGAATAGACTTAATATGGCCAGGAGAATCAAACAGCAAAGGAATTGACTGAGCCTAAAATTAGTTCTCAGCTAGCAGAGAAATAGCAACATCCAATAAACAATGCATAACAACCAAGCCCAACCTAGCCTATCATAGCCCAATAAACTTGGACCAAGCCCCATCCATCTAACCTCCACCGAGCGACACTAGCAGAATGACGGCGATGATCTATATTTATCGCCCATTGCGTGCACTAATAGTGCATGCTCACGTGGGTGCTCTATGCGGCCAACACGGGTTTaagtttgttttattttttgttcGGTTTCTTTGGTTTTCCACCTGTTTATTTTTTGGAGCGGTCGAGTTTTTTTCCGAATTTCTTAAAATCCGGATTTTTTTCAATGGAAATACATTTGTATTTacccgcatgggtgtgggtgtttcctccATCGTCCGTTTTGCCTTGAGATTCAGATAAAAGTAGAGGAGAGAGGAAGAGCTACTTTTTCATCTACCACACGGAGTGTGAATAGCGAGGAATAAATTGACGGTGACGAAAACACTCACACCCATGCGTATGTGTACAAAATCCTTTCTCTTTTTTCCAAGTTTGATTTCTTTCATATTTGAAAAAAATtaatatattttttttaaaaaaatgaaatttaAAAAGATTTGAATTTGTTTAAATCTGAACATTTAGAAATTTAAACACATTTTCAAATCTCTCAAAAGCAGGAGAAATTGAAAAAAACACGGAGCGCTTACATAAGAAAGAAACAGGAAGTGTTACAATGGGCCGGTCCTATTCGCGCGAAACGCACGATCAGAGCCCATAACGCACGAGCAGAATCCACGTGTAAGCGCTCCGTGCGTACTGGGAAAATACTTCCATCTAAAAACAGACACCCAATCCACGTTTTGCTTACCGTGGGCGTAGACACCTGCCAACGATTAAACAAGGCGAGACTGGCGTCGACAACAAGGCACAACACAGAATCCAGATCTCAGACCCCTATCCCCGAAAAAAATGAGGCCCATCTGTCAGCCTCCTGCCCGGTACCTTGTAAACGATCGGCACGACGCGTGACACCACCAGTCCACTAGCAAAACCACGGCCAGCCGCCAAACGCCCACGAAGCAAGCCGCGGAATGGAGACCATCCTCGCACGCGGTCGCAGTCACAGCGCAACATATAAACCCCCCGGCGCCCCGAGTCCATCGTTTCTATCCAGAACTTCATTCTGCTCACACGCACCGATTGCATAGACACGCGTAAAGCATTCAGGAGATCGAGGGAAGAGAGATGGATCCAGCTCCAGCTGAGGGCCGACGGGTACTGGTTGCCGTGGACGAGGGCGACGAGAGCGCCCACGCCCTGCGGTGGTGCCTCGCCAACTTCGCCGCGCGCGGCGACACCGTCCTCCTGCTCTACGTCAGGGCGCCGCCGCCCACCTACTCCGTGCTCGACGCCACCGGTACGTACCTTCGTCATATCACCCTCGCCTCTGCTTCTGCCCTGCCCCTGCGTGAATCCATCCATCGCCTGCTCTTTTTCCGGCGTCGAGAGCTGACGAGCGGCTGTGCCGCAAGCTCCTGTAGGACCGGCGGGCTACATGTTCGCCGAggaggccaccgccgccgtcgacggCTACAGCAAGCAGGTGGCGGACGCCGTGGTGGAGAAGGCGCAGAAGCTCTGCGCGCTCCACGGCAAAGACAACGGCGAGATGAAGGTGGAGGTCAAGGTCTCGGTTGGGGACCCCAGGAGCGTCATCTGCGAGATGGTGGACAAGCTCGGAGCCGACGTGCTCGTCATGGGGAGCCATGGCTATGGCCTCTTCAAGAGGTAACCGAAATTACTACTGCTTCTGAACTATGGCGCGCACACGCTACAGTACTGCTGCCAGTAAGATCAGCTGCCTGCTGAATCGGTGATCACTTGCAGGCAGCAACTCTAATTTGTTTCACACTTCAGTATATCTTCAGTCAGAGTAGTGACAGAGGATTGCCGTTGGTTTTGCAGGGCTCTGCTCGGGAGCGTCAGCGATTACTGCGTCAGGAACGCCAACTGCCCCGTTCTCATCGTGAAGTCGTAATAGGCATGGATGGATTGTTGTTTCTCCAGAGATGATTAGCAACGATGCTTTTCTTttcgggcactttgcttctttcgCCTGTATCCTGTCACTGGTGTCCAAGTTCTCCGGCGGGACGTCAGACGTGTATATACAGTGTTTTTGTATTATCTGTTCGATGATAAAAGTTTACCTTTTTTCTCACGTCGGTGTTGCCTGTGAAAAAGGGTCCCACTATGGCTCAGCGCGGGCGTGCtagttaagggcatctccaaggcCGACGCACATCGAACGCCAAACGCCAAAAGTGGTCGCCCACGTTAgaatggtcaaaattgaccacGCAGCTATTTGCACTGGGTGTCCCTAGACAAATTCCGTTGTCTGCCACGGCCAGTTGGCAACCAGCGTAATATACGCCGGTGTCACTGatcacccacaagtatagggggtgtatcgtagtactttcgataaataagagtgtcgaacccaacgaggagcagaatgtgttgacaagcagtttcgatgaaagaTTCgcagtaaatgctcacggacaagtatNNNNNNNNNNNNNNNNNNNNNNNNNNNNNNNNNNNNNNNNNNNNNNNNNNNNNNNNNNNNNNNNNNNNNNNNNNNNNNNNNNNNNNNNNNNNNNNNNNNNctgaaattttttccaaccttgggaacaatgatcccattgctgtagctcataatgatttagattttgatgattgccacatctctgaagttataaagttcttacaaaaacttgctaaaagtcctaatgctagtgctataaatttagcctttacaaaacatattacaaatgctctcataaaagctagagaagagaaactaaaacttgaaacttctattcctagaaagttagaggatggttgggagcccatcattaaaatgaaattcaatgactttgaatgtaatgctttatgtgatcttggtgcaagtatttcgttatgcctaaaaagatttatgatatgcttgacttgccaccattgaagaattgttatttggatgttaatcttgccgataatgttaaaaagaaacctttggggaggattgataatgtgcatattacggttaacaataaccttgtccccgttgattttgttgtcttggatatcgaatgcaatgcatcttgtccaattgtgttgggaagaccttttcttcgaactgttggtgctgttattgatatgagggaaggtaatattaaatatcaatttcctctcaagaaaggtatggaacacttccctagaaagagaatgaagttgccctttgattctattattagaacaagctatgatgttgatgcttctactctcgatgttacttgatttgcactttctgcgcctagctgaaaggcgttaaagaaaagcgcttatgggagacaacccatgtttttacctacagcaattttttgttttgttgagtcttggaagttgtttactactgtagcaacctctccttatcatgtttttgtgccaagtaaagtttctatgtcaaagttgatgttatatttgggattgctgcgcagaaacagcattgctgtctgtcacgaatctgggcacagttctctgtagaaaattcgaaaaaatctgccaatttacgagcgtgatcctcagatatgtacgcaactttcattagttttgagtttttccatttgagcaagtc contains:
- the LOC124698090 gene encoding universal stress protein PHOS32-like, translated to MDPAPAEGRRVLVAVDEGDESAHALRWCLANFAARGDTVLLLYVRAPPPTYSVLDATGPAGYMFAEEATAAVDGYSKQVADAVVEKAQKLCALHGKDNGEMKVEVKVSVGDPRSVICEMVDKLGADVLVMGSHGYGLFKRALLGSVSDYCVRNANCPVLIVKS